One genomic window of Leptospira perdikensis includes the following:
- a CDS encoding NADH-quinone oxidoreductase subunit A, with the protein MGSAPDSFAPILLQLLLGVGFSALILTLAFLLNPKKKSKPQDTFECGVTYYGDARGLFNIKFYLVAVLFILFDIEAVFLYPWAVNLISFKEAGLGTFFLLEMFFFLLILVVGLYYIWKKGALEWD; encoded by the coding sequence ATGGGTTCTGCACCAGATAGTTTTGCGCCAATCCTCTTACAACTTTTGCTCGGAGTCGGTTTCTCCGCTCTGATCTTGACCCTTGCTTTCCTTCTCAATCCGAAGAAAAAATCGAAACCCCAAGACACGTTTGAATGTGGGGTGACATACTACGGTGATGCGAGAGGGCTCTTCAACATTAAGTTCTATCTTGTCGCGGTGCTTTTCATCCTCTTCGATATTGAAGCCGTCTTTTTATATCCTTGGGCAGTGAACTTAATTAGTTTTAAAGAAGCGGGTCTTGGAACTTTCTTCTTACTCGAGATGTTTTTCTTTTTACTCATACTTGTTGTGGGTCTATACTATATATGGAAAAAGGGAGCGCTGGAATGGGATTAA
- a CDS encoding replication-associated recombination protein A, translating into MDSLFSQNKQVPLAHAVRPKNWSEFVGQTQVVQSLKSIPKPTSILFYGPPGSGKTTLAHLLTQTWSLEKRYLSCVTSGLKEVREVLDEAKRRGTIVLFLDEIHRFSSSQQDALLSAVEEGEIILIAATTENPSFRVNKALLSRMLVYRLTSLSEADENFIFESCLTKLNHKQTFPEDLKKELFRRSSGDARKLLGYLERILNATKETDQITEEKLAEILGENVIFYDKNSESHYDIISAFIKSLRGSDPDAALFYLALMIEGGEDPLFIARRLVIFASEDVGNASVHALPLAIATWQAVERVGMPEGRIPLGQCTTFLASAPKSNASYLAIDKALQLVRDRKREFQIPNHLRNAPTATHKKEGAGKNYQYPHDFPDHFVREKYFPDSFYPEPPEFYKPTNQGMEKNLKDNLRKLWGDSK; encoded by the coding sequence GTGGATTCCCTTTTTTCCCAAAATAAACAAGTTCCCTTGGCCCATGCAGTTCGGCCCAAAAATTGGTCTGAGTTTGTTGGGCAAACCCAAGTGGTTCAATCGCTCAAGTCCATTCCTAAACCCACCTCTATTTTATTCTATGGTCCTCCTGGATCTGGAAAAACGACTCTTGCACACCTTCTTACGCAAACATGGAGTTTAGAAAAAAGATACTTAAGTTGTGTGACCAGTGGTTTGAAAGAAGTTCGGGAAGTTTTGGATGAAGCTAAACGTCGCGGAACTATCGTTTTGTTTCTGGATGAAATTCACAGGTTTTCTTCTTCACAACAAGATGCTCTTCTTTCTGCTGTTGAAGAAGGGGAAATTATTTTAATTGCTGCGACTACAGAAAACCCTAGTTTTCGAGTCAATAAAGCTCTCCTTTCAAGAATGTTAGTTTATAGGCTTACCTCTCTTTCTGAGGCAGATGAAAATTTTATTTTTGAATCATGTCTTACCAAACTAAATCACAAACAAACTTTCCCAGAGGATTTAAAAAAAGAACTCTTTCGCAGAAGTTCTGGGGATGCTAGAAAACTGCTGGGGTATTTGGAACGAATACTGAATGCGACGAAAGAAACAGATCAAATCACCGAAGAAAAGTTAGCTGAAATATTAGGTGAAAATGTAATTTTTTATGATAAAAATAGTGAAAGCCATTATGATATCATATCTGCTTTTATCAAATCCCTTCGTGGGAGTGATCCGGATGCTGCCTTATTTTATTTAGCACTGATGATCGAAGGTGGAGAAGATCCACTTTTTATTGCAAGGAGACTTGTGATTTTTGCCAGTGAAGATGTGGGAAATGCAAGTGTCCATGCTCTTCCACTTGCGATTGCTACTTGGCAAGCCGTGGAACGTGTGGGGATGCCGGAGGGACGGATTCCTTTAGGCCAGTGTACTACTTTTCTTGCTTCTGCTCCGAAGTCTAACGCTAGTTATCTGGCGATTGACAAAGCGTTACAATTGGTTCGCGATAGGAAAAGGGAATTTCAAATTCCAAACCATTTAAGAAATGCGCCAACTGCCACTCATAAGAAGGAAGGGGCTGGAAAAAATTACCAGTATCCTCATGATTTTCCCGACCACTTTGTGAGAGAAAAATACTTTCCTGATTCTTTTTATCCAGAACCGCCTGAGTTTTATAAACCAACAAACCAAGGAATGGAAAAAAATCTAAAAGACAACTTACGGAAACTCTGGGGCGATTCCAAATAA
- a CDS encoding YqaA family protein, which yields MTKEKETSINLRSLIFQTILSIVLVLIIVFGLAFFFRKELLGFSEHFVRIFGYWGLFIGMIFSDSLPAFVPPDAFLMLAITGEMDPLFTILSMSFGSIIGGSFAYWIGLYLIPRFHLGRQMVLHYEDKLLPYIRKYGFGAVVLSALTPIPYSWMAYTVGTFKMRYSLFLLGSLFRFVRVTVYFYAMYLGWITGG from the coding sequence ATGACAAAAGAAAAAGAGACGTCAATCAATCTTAGAAGTCTCATCTTCCAAACTATTCTTTCTATTGTGTTAGTTCTTATAATTGTTTTTGGATTGGCTTTTTTCTTTCGCAAAGAACTTTTAGGTTTTAGCGAACATTTTGTTCGAATTTTTGGGTATTGGGGACTATTTATCGGAATGATTTTTTCGGATAGCCTTCCCGCCTTTGTTCCTCCCGATGCTTTTCTAATGCTTGCCATTACAGGGGAGATGGATCCTCTTTTTACTATTCTCTCTATGTCTTTTGGAAGTATCATTGGTGGATCATTTGCTTATTGGATCGGTTTGTATCTCATTCCGAGGTTTCATTTAGGAAGGCAGATGGTTTTACATTATGAAGACAAACTCCTTCCCTATATCCGTAAATATGGATTTGGGGCAGTGGTGCTTAGTGCCCTGACACCAATCCCATATTCATGGATGGCTTATACAGTTGGTACATTTAAAATGCGGTATTCGCTGTTTTTACTTGGGTCACTTTTTCGTTTTGTGCGGGTTACTGTTTATTTTTATGCTATGTATCTTGGATGGATCACTGGGGGATAA
- the pth gene encoding aminoacyl-tRNA hydrolase — MIHFLIVGLGNPGDKYKNTRHNIGFMILDALASNFSVSFKDSKKYLESTYSWEGEKIHLLKPLEFMNLSGKATQTLANLYKIPATQILVVQDEVDLPFGKIKNKIGGGTAGHNGLKDIVAKLGTQDFHRLRFGVGKPEKGGMEVADFVLQNFNSEERNSLDALIKESVTKTEEWIRTNRNLIRKESGN, encoded by the coding sequence ATGATCCATTTTTTAATTGTAGGCCTTGGAAATCCAGGGGATAAATATAAAAATACACGCCATAACATTGGTTTTATGATACTTGATGCTCTCGCTTCTAATTTCAGTGTTTCGTTTAAAGATTCTAAAAAGTATTTAGAATCTACATATAGTTGGGAAGGGGAAAAAATTCACCTTTTAAAACCTTTGGAATTTATGAATCTTTCTGGGAAGGCAACACAAACCCTAGCCAATTTGTATAAGATCCCCGCTACACAAATCCTAGTCGTCCAAGACGAAGTAGACCTACCTTTCGGTAAGATAAAAAATAAAATTGGCGGCGGAACTGCGGGTCACAACGGACTAAAGGATATAGTGGCAAAACTGGGAACACAAGACTTTCACCGGTTGCGGTTCGGTGTAGGAAAACCAGAAAAGGGTGGAATGGAAGTGGCGGACTTCGTTTTACAAAATTTTAATTCAGAGGAACGAAATAGTTTGGATGCACTGATTAAAGAGTCGGTCACTAAAACAGAAGAATGGATTAGAACCAATCGAAATTTAATTCGTAAAGAAAGTGGAAATTGA
- the cimA gene encoding (R)-citramalate synthase CimA, protein MTESNSRIEILDVTLRDGEQTNGVSFSWQQKLNITKHLLKDLKIDRVEIASARVSPGEFEAVKKIVEWAKSENLQNRIEILGFVDYDKTVEWMKGTGVRVLNLLTKGSLNHLTNQLRKTPAEHFSDIQKTVEYAAAAGITVNVYLEDWSNGYTHSRDYVLEYLDVVSKFPVSRFYLADTLGVLSPLEVRTAITDLVKEFPKLWFEFHGHNDYDLAVANCLEAVQAGVKGLHVAVNGLGERAGNSPLEAVVTALHDKTKYRTSVVEREITNASRLVEVFSGKRISDNRPIVGEDVFTQTAGVHADGDKKGNLYANPILPERFGRARVYALGKLAGKASITENLKQLGMVLSPEIEKKVLERVIELGDQNKTVTKEDLPYIISDITGENLEASFRIESCTVTSGIGVKPKAEVKVNYQGKYFEASGFGDGGYDAFMNALGKILKELNIQIPKLYDYEVRIPPGGNTNALVETVITWKGDGDTHPIRTIGIDSDQQVAAVKATERLLHILLGNV, encoded by the coding sequence ATGACCGAATCTAATTCTCGAATCGAAATCCTTGACGTTACTTTAAGGGACGGGGAACAAACCAATGGTGTTTCTTTTTCCTGGCAACAAAAGCTTAATATCACCAAACATTTATTAAAAGATCTGAAGATCGATCGAGTGGAAATTGCAAGTGCCCGAGTTTCCCCTGGTGAGTTCGAAGCAGTTAAAAAAATAGTAGAGTGGGCAAAATCAGAAAACCTTCAGAATCGAATTGAAATTTTAGGGTTTGTTGATTACGATAAAACAGTCGAATGGATGAAGGGGACAGGGGTTCGAGTTCTCAATCTTTTAACAAAAGGTTCCCTCAATCACCTAACCAATCAACTACGGAAAACTCCGGCCGAACATTTCTCTGACATTCAAAAGACAGTAGAGTATGCTGCGGCCGCAGGAATTACTGTGAATGTTTATTTGGAAGACTGGTCTAATGGATACACTCATTCAAGAGATTATGTTTTAGAATATTTGGATGTAGTATCCAAATTTCCTGTGAGTAGATTTTATTTAGCAGATACACTCGGTGTTTTGTCACCTCTAGAAGTGAGGACCGCGATCACCGATTTGGTGAAAGAATTCCCAAAACTTTGGTTTGAGTTTCATGGTCATAATGATTACGATTTAGCTGTTGCCAATTGTTTGGAAGCTGTACAGGCAGGGGTCAAAGGCCTTCATGTTGCAGTGAATGGGCTTGGAGAAAGAGCCGGAAACTCACCCTTAGAAGCAGTAGTCACCGCTTTACACGATAAAACAAAATATAGAACCTCCGTTGTGGAAAGAGAAATCACAAATGCATCAAGGCTTGTGGAAGTTTTTTCTGGAAAACGAATTTCAGACAACCGTCCGATTGTGGGTGAAGATGTTTTTACACAAACTGCTGGGGTTCATGCCGATGGTGACAAAAAAGGGAATTTGTATGCCAATCCGATTTTGCCGGAAAGATTCGGTCGAGCCAGAGTATACGCATTAGGAAAGTTAGCTGGTAAGGCAAGTATTACTGAAAACTTAAAACAATTGGGAATGGTTCTATCTCCCGAAATTGAAAAAAAAGTATTAGAACGCGTGATTGAACTCGGTGATCAAAACAAAACTGTCACGAAAGAAGATCTGCCTTACATTATCTCCGACATTACTGGCGAAAATTTAGAAGCAAGTTTTCGAATCGAATCCTGCACTGTTACCAGTGGGATAGGAGTAAAACCTAAAGCAGAAGTTAAGGTCAATTATCAGGGAAAGTATTTTGAAGCCAGTGGATTCGGAGACGGCGGATACGATGCTTTTATGAATGCCCTCGGTAAGATTCTTAAGGAATTAAACATTCAAATCCCAAAACTTTATGACTATGAGGTGAGGATACCTCCTGGTGGGAATACAAACGCTCTGGTAGAAACTGTAATCACATGGAAAGGGGATGGAGATACACATCCTATTCGCACTATTGGAATTGATTCTGACCAACAAGTGGCTGCTGTCAAAGCCACCGAACGATTGTTACATATTTTACTCGGAAACGTATGA
- a CDS encoding Smr/MutS family protein: protein MRTIYIRKLRFEEARIKLERELHEAFMDGESYVEILHGIGEGILRRMAIDYVATCDFLKLVETDPMFRSNPGATMVEILAPSKEYINRLKS, encoded by the coding sequence GTGCGTACCATCTACATCCGAAAACTCCGATTTGAAGAGGCTCGTATCAAATTAGAACGAGAACTCCATGAGGCCTTTATGGACGGGGAATCCTATGTTGAAATCTTACATGGGATCGGGGAAGGAATCCTCCGCCGAATGGCGATTGACTACGTAGCCACTTGCGATTTTCTGAAACTAGTGGAGACCGATCCGATGTTTCGGTCCAATCCGGGCGCAACGATGGTGGAAATTCTCGCTCCGTCCAAAGAATACATCAACCGATTGAAATCATGA
- a CDS encoding response regulator → MNITQLQHEKNAILCVDDEPILLLSLVQELKREIGGSYTYETAQNPEEAMEVIDDLCGSGVEVILILSDWLMPGMRGDEFLIQVHQKYPHIKSILISGHADRDAINRVKEEAKTYAIFSKPWNTRELLDAVRFCCNLT, encoded by the coding sequence TTGAATATTACGCAGCTACAACATGAGAAAAACGCAATCCTATGTGTGGATGATGAGCCTATTCTTCTTCTTTCGCTCGTACAAGAACTAAAACGTGAGATTGGCGGAAGTTATACTTACGAAACAGCTCAAAATCCAGAAGAGGCTATGGAAGTCATTGATGACCTTTGTGGTTCAGGAGTTGAAGTCATTCTCATCCTTTCGGATTGGCTGATGCCGGGAATGCGGGGGGATGAATTTCTCATCCAAGTCCACCAAAAATACCCACACATCAAATCCATCCTCATTTCAGGCCACGCTGACCGGGACGCCATCAACCGGGTCAAAGAAGAGGCAAAAACCTATGCTATTTTTTCCAAACCTTGGAACACTAGAGAACTGCTAGATGCGGTTCGTTTCTGTTGCAATTTGACCTAA
- a CDS encoding ATP-binding protein, whose amino-acid sequence MAEIIVWIEHLVSNIPLPILEVWGRFSFLLGSIISIFAFTGFTFRNGKTFRISREVWNWNLTSFYWFLITFVSIFLTGYLGSSIVLIPGAQTLESLKDLSVFLCLNFFGYPALLAVPFAYGLSDLIEGVPPEFLWDWLPGYFINPSLFWLSYQMIGKSPDFRKVRIWVYYFLFVFLFFILEPFLWGYLCSEQFGAEISYHTISSALIFTTGITWILAPFVMLFVYPLVRRLGFFWAEVPDQVKEVTLSEPITIWKSGPDEFETLQADLETRTGISLQLFIVTPFVCLVLFLVGVTAYVTLKNAEQSAFQMVEVLHRQWSKNINLSLDRYLSELPLSDKKNYDMSGLIDVLEVSKVNTYGRVFLLDEHLNPMASLSSEVGKTRLLETVRVELKKLGNEINTAEKRFSFAIVTKKPLARENWNAMVTIYTHPNLKEKTYLITLFPYSFYLSGVITGNSESAMVFAWAILLSLLLAIVLAEFVTRPVLSFANASKSLAKGDWDIPVGESMIAELKDLSVALRFMSSELKQSFERVEESQRLVMETNSNLEEKIGQRTEALIESNRSLVEMIETKEKILIDLHKTQTQLLLSEKLAALGQFAAGITHELNTPLGAITSSVRAMSEIIKNDITNLPDFLESLDHSEREDFRQLLHMGVSFGSRNSGLLNRAEKKERLGILNSHQIENPEEMIEDLTSLGILQLEEPLLKILKKPRSGIILQNVLILGSLYRLVYIVQTATEKASHVVNALKHYLYTDRSETETNFQNVHIPTELDSILTLYQTKIKNDVEITKFYSTADYCLAERDKLNQVWINLINNALQAMDYRGKLKITVSSNADSVITSIHDSGKGIAPEIRDKIFLPFFTTKKHGEGIGLGLDICKQIVEKMKGTIEFSSDDTGTEFRVCLPKAREGERD is encoded by the coding sequence ATGGCCGAGATCATCGTTTGGATTGAACACCTTGTTTCCAACATTCCATTGCCTATTTTGGAGGTTTGGGGCCGGTTTTCATTTTTACTCGGTTCTATTATTTCTATATTTGCATTTACCGGTTTTACCTTTCGAAACGGGAAAACGTTTCGAATTTCTAGGGAAGTTTGGAATTGGAACCTAACTAGTTTCTACTGGTTTCTCATCACCTTTGTTTCCATTTTTCTTACTGGGTATTTAGGAAGTTCCATTGTCCTCATTCCTGGGGCCCAAACACTCGAAAGTTTAAAAGACCTTTCCGTTTTTCTTTGTTTGAATTTTTTTGGTTACCCGGCCCTACTGGCAGTGCCTTTTGCCTATGGGCTTTCTGATTTGATTGAGGGAGTTCCTCCTGAATTCCTTTGGGATTGGTTACCCGGTTACTTTATCAACCCCAGTTTGTTTTGGTTGTCATACCAAATGATTGGTAAATCACCTGACTTTCGTAAGGTTCGCATATGGGTGTATTACTTTTTATTTGTATTTTTGTTTTTTATTTTAGAGCCATTTTTGTGGGGTTATTTGTGTTCAGAACAATTTGGAGCTGAAATCTCATACCATACAATTAGTTCTGCACTTATATTCACAACAGGGATCACTTGGATCTTAGCACCTTTTGTTATGTTGTTTGTATATCCGCTGGTAAGACGGTTGGGATTTTTTTGGGCGGAGGTTCCAGACCAAGTCAAAGAAGTTACACTTTCAGAACCAATTACCATTTGGAAATCGGGTCCAGATGAATTTGAAACCTTACAAGCCGATTTAGAAACAAGAACAGGGATTTCGTTGCAGTTATTCATAGTGACACCTTTTGTCTGTTTGGTTTTGTTTTTGGTTGGTGTCACCGCTTACGTAACACTTAAAAATGCAGAACAATCAGCCTTCCAGATGGTGGAAGTTTTACATAGGCAATGGTCAAAAAACATCAATCTTAGTTTGGACCGGTATTTATCTGAGCTACCACTCTCTGATAAAAAAAATTATGATATGAGTGGACTCATAGACGTTCTGGAAGTTTCCAAAGTGAATACTTACGGTCGGGTATTCTTACTTGATGAACACTTAAATCCAATGGCCTCTCTATCTTCAGAGGTGGGAAAAACAAGATTATTGGAAACTGTAAGAGTGGAACTCAAGAAACTCGGTAACGAAATCAATACCGCAGAAAAAAGATTTAGTTTCGCAATTGTTACCAAAAAACCACTCGCTCGTGAGAATTGGAATGCAATGGTCACCATTTACACCCATCCTAATTTAAAAGAAAAAACATATCTCATTACTTTGTTCCCTTATTCATTTTATCTAAGTGGAGTGATTACGGGCAATAGTGAATCAGCAATGGTATTTGCTTGGGCCATTCTTCTCAGTTTATTACTTGCGATTGTCCTTGCGGAGTTTGTGACGAGGCCTGTTCTCTCTTTTGCCAACGCATCTAAATCTCTTGCCAAAGGTGATTGGGACATCCCTGTCGGTGAGAGTATGATTGCTGAACTCAAAGACCTTTCCGTGGCTTTACGTTTTATGTCTTCGGAACTCAAACAAAGTTTTGAACGTGTGGAAGAAAGCCAACGTTTGGTGATGGAGACCAATTCCAATTTGGAAGAAAAAATTGGTCAAAGGACAGAAGCATTGATAGAAAGTAATCGTAGTCTTGTTGAGATGATTGAGACAAAAGAAAAAATCTTAATCGACTTACATAAAACACAAACCCAACTTCTATTAAGCGAAAAATTGGCTGCTCTCGGTCAATTTGCTGCAGGGATCACTCATGAATTGAATACACCTCTTGGTGCCATTACTTCTAGTGTGCGTGCTATGTCCGAAATTATTAAAAATGATATCACAAACTTACCTGATTTTTTAGAGTCTTTGGACCATTCGGAGAGAGAAGACTTTCGACAACTGTTACATATGGGTGTATCTTTTGGTTCTCGTAATTCAGGATTACTCAATCGGGCAGAAAAAAAGGAGAGATTAGGAATTTTAAATTCTCACCAAATTGAAAATCCAGAAGAAATGATAGAAGATCTAACTTCTCTTGGTATCCTGCAGTTAGAAGAACCACTTTTGAAAATTCTAAAAAAACCAAGGTCAGGAATTATATTACAAAATGTACTCATTTTAGGAAGTTTATACCGTTTGGTATATATTGTTCAAACAGCTACAGAAAAAGCTTCTCATGTTGTGAATGCACTCAAACATTATTTATACACAGATCGTTCTGAAACAGAAACAAACTTTCAAAATGTTCATATTCCTACAGAGTTAGATTCAATTCTTACTTTATACCAAACAAAAATCAAAAATGATGTGGAAATTACCAAATTTTATTCAACAGCTGATTATTGTTTGGCGGAAAGGGATAAACTCAATCAGGTTTGGATCAATCTCATTAATAATGCGTTACAAGCGATGGATTATCGTGGAAAATTAAAAATCACTGTGTCATCGAATGCAGATTCTGTGATTACATCAATTCATGATTCAGGGAAAGGAATTGCCCCTGAAATTCGCGATAAGATTTTTTTGCCTTTTTTCACTACAAAAAAACATGGCGAAGGTATTGGCCTTGGGCTTGACATTTGTAAACAAATCGTAGAAAAAATGAAGGGAACCATAGAATTTTCGTCAGATGATACGGGAACGGAATTTAGAGTTTGTTTGCCAAAGGCACGAGAAGGGGAAAGAGATTGA
- the mutY gene encoding A/G-specific adenine glycosylase, with protein sequence MIPQKKLHDWYQIHKRDLPFRKKKQAYPIWISEVMLQQTRVNAMLPLYEAFIKRFPTPETLASATEEEVLAHWKGLGYYSRARNIRKAAIFLVQNYNGAFPKDLAKVLQLPGIGNYTARAILSIAYDLPLAVLDGNVKRVLSRYYGYTKNILGAKADSDLQNKADEFLNIDHPGDHNQAMMELGATLCLPESPKCLLCPLTDSCFARIHQKTSEIPIREKDKKQIQLSAEIWVLFHKESILLVREPKMRFLKGMFHLPYGFTGEIPAEAYEPSPFFLSLRKTLSDPNPKPIGQFKHTITHHKMVFSVLSAPLDEKVGVEGLTKKFGIESKWVTLSTLDTEFPSSLASKVKKILLYLEL encoded by the coding sequence TTGATACCTCAAAAAAAACTACACGACTGGTATCAAATTCACAAAAGGGATCTCCCATTTCGAAAGAAAAAACAAGCATATCCAATTTGGATTTCTGAAGTTATGCTTCAGCAAACTCGCGTTAACGCGATGCTTCCGCTATATGAAGCTTTTATCAAACGATTCCCCACACCAGAAACTTTAGCATCTGCCACAGAAGAGGAGGTGCTTGCCCATTGGAAGGGACTTGGGTATTATAGCAGAGCTCGTAATATCAGAAAGGCTGCTATTTTTCTTGTACAAAATTATAATGGGGCATTTCCCAAAGATCTTGCCAAGGTTTTACAACTTCCGGGAATTGGAAACTATACTGCTCGCGCCATTCTTTCTATTGCTTATGACTTACCTCTTGCCGTTTTGGATGGGAATGTAAAGCGGGTGCTCTCTCGTTATTATGGCTACACAAAGAACATTTTGGGTGCCAAAGCAGACAGTGATTTACAAAACAAAGCAGATGAATTTTTAAATATCGACCATCCCGGTGATCACAACCAAGCTATGATGGAACTTGGAGCAACGCTTTGTTTGCCAGAATCTCCGAAATGTCTGTTATGCCCTTTGACTGATTCCTGTTTTGCGAGGATCCATCAGAAGACAAGTGAGATTCCGATTCGTGAAAAGGATAAAAAACAAATCCAACTTTCCGCAGAGATATGGGTTCTTTTTCACAAAGAGTCCATCCTCCTCGTTCGGGAACCGAAGATGCGCTTTTTAAAAGGAATGTTCCATTTACCTTATGGATTTACCGGAGAAATTCCAGCGGAAGCCTATGAACCCAGTCCGTTCTTTTTGTCCTTAAGGAAAACTTTGTCGGATCCAAATCCCAAACCCATCGGTCAATTCAAACATACGATCACCCACCATAAAATGGTTTTTTCCGTTCTTTCGGCGCCACTGGATGAGAAGGTGGGGGTGGAAGGTCTGACAAAGAAATTTGGTATAGAAAGTAAGTGGGTCACTCTTTCCACTTTGGATACCGAATTTCCCTCATCACTCGCCTCCAAAGTAAAAAAGATTTTGCTTTACTTAGAACTCTAG